CACGCCGCTCAAACGTGCTTGAGCTAAATTGGCTCGTTGCAGGTTGGCTCGACTTAAGTAGGCTAAAACAAAGGCAACGGCCTGTAGGTCGGCTTGGCTTAAGTCGACACCGATGAGATCGGCACCGCTGAGCTTGGCACTACGCAGGCTGGCACCGGAAAATGCAGTTTCGCCAGCACTGTATCGGTTGACAATTTCGGTGGCGTTCATGGGTAGTTAAGGGCAAATTTCAATGGGCGATCGCGAAATGGGGGAGATACCACCTGCTTGTTGGACGTGCTTTTTTTCGTGCGATCGTAGGAGGTTGGTTAGGAACTGGTTGCCGTTTTGTAGGGAAACTCCTTCGTCCATATAGCGGTTTTGGCACCTGGTTCCCGCAGGTGTATTTTCACCAGTTCGATGTGGTTAAGTTTTAATTCTAAAATATACTTGCGCAAACCCGGAACAAGTTGTTTGGGATGCCAGCTTTCTGTCGATTCTAAAATCACGTGCAAGCAACCGCTACGAACTGCCACGAGGATGTTAATATTTTTGTTGGTTAAAAATTTGCCGATTAAAGCCGCGATCGCTTTGGGATTTCCCTGTTGGGCCAGAGCAATCACTTTTTGCCGGTTGGCTTTTGCAGGTGTTTTGCTTTTTTCAGTAGCTGGGGAAGAAGTTTTGCTCGTTAGGTGTGTTGATTGGGTGTTAAAAGTCGTTTTTTTTTCTTGCCGTTCTGGTAAATTTAAACGTTGGCGGTCGGCTACTTTCATATTTTGTAGAATATCGAGAAAGCGATCGGTATTGTTTTGAACTTTAACCATAAATTCTTGTAATGCTTTGTGTTTCCAAAATAATTGCTCTTCTGCAGATTGTTGGGCAAGTTTTCGGTCGAGCTGCCTTTCTAAATCTTGCAAAACGGTTTCTAAATCGTTGATGACTTGACGAACGTAATCTTCTACTTTCCCCTGCAACTCCGCTTCTAAATCGAGTTTGTCTCGTAATGAATCGGCAATTTGGTGTACCAAGCCTCCCGTTTGTTGCGGAGAAGTAAAAACCTGTGTGGATTCAATTTCTTCGTGATTTTGACTCTGGGAAACTTGGGGGGAAGGAGCAGATGGTTTTCCTTCTACCATAGGCATTCCTACCGTTGCTTCGTCTAAAACAGAAATTTCGTCATCACCATCGTCCTCCGATTCTTCTTTTTGAGCAGTAGGGGAGTTTTGCGGTTCGGTTTCTATTTGTGGAGCAGCCTTCTCTGCCGTTTCTATTGTTTGTTGTTTGGTGGAAGTCAAGGTGCCTTCAACTTGGTTGTCGCTTTCTTGTGCCGTTTCCAAGGTGGATTCGGTTTGTTCGCGAACCACTCGGTCTTGAGGTGTCTTTTCGGTGGAATCGATGCGAGTGGGTTGCGGTTGGGGGACGTTTTCGTAGCAAGGCATCATCGCCTGTACGATGGTTTTGGCCGCCTGCATATTTTCTTGCGGGTTTTCTAAATTTTTGGCTGTATTGTATAGTTTTTCTTGCAGTTTTTGAGGAGTTGTACAAACGGAAGAAAGGTAGCGCAGCATTTCATCGAGGGATTTTTCGCGCACAACCAGCCAGTCCTTATCGTGTCCGTAAAAACGACGGTATAGGGTGGAAAAAATTAAAATTTTTGCCCGCAAAGGATTGGTTTGTTGCATGATTTTCATGCGAATTTCAAAAAACCGTTCCTGATGGGAGCTATCTTCGGGATCCCAAGCATAGGGAACGGGGGGGACTTGAGAATTATCTTCAACGTTTTGGTTATCCGTATTTCTAGTATCGGCTTCGTAAAGGGGCTGGAGTTTGGAAATAATGGTATTGGCAATAACTGTATATTCTTCGCTTTTGTTAATGCGGCAAACAATACTATCCAAAGCCGATTGTAATTCTTCAATATCGGCATGGACATCGATCAAACGAACAATTAAATCGCTCATCTGGATTTCGATCAAATTACTGAGATTGTTTTCCCAAATGCCATAGCAGACAAAATGCAGCAGTTTTTTAATCCGAATGGCATTCACATCTTCTTCAAACTCTTGGGCGATCGCTTCTACAAATGGCGACGAACTCATCATATCCTCCCACATTAAAAATTAGCTTGGCTCCACCAAAACAACAGAAAGCCATTTTATCAAGAAAATTGGTTAGACTCTGGTTGCCAATTCCCCTGATTTTGTGTCTATATGCCCCTGTAAAATGGCGATCGATCGAACATCCAATTTTTCTACAACCAAAGACGATTGAGTTTTTTCCGAATAGCAGCATACCTATGGATCTTACTGCGGGAAAACCAATGCCGCCAATTTTCCCGACTTTGTTACATTTTGTCACATATTGACGGTCTGGTTTTGTCCTAGGCTTAGGGAAAAAGAGCAATCTCTCTCATGGCGTATGCACCTAACTTTGCGGCCGGCAACCAGCAGCGACCTGCCCCTGTTGGTGGATCTGTACGCAGATATGGATGGCGACTCTCCTCTCCCGGTGTCTGTAGCTACAGAAATCTTCCAGCAAATTGACAGCCTGCCAGAGTACACCATTTATCTGGTTTTCCAACAGCAAGAACCAGTAGCCACTTTTAGCCTTCTATTCGTTCCCACCATGATGCACCGGGGATTTCATAAATACGCCATTCTCGATGCCTTTACCGTTCGCAGCAGCCACCGCCGGCAAGGCATTGGTTCGGAAATTATGCGCCGTGCCTTGCAAATGAGCGCACAGGCCGGTTGCTACAAACTGGAACTCTCTTCCAATATAAAACGCGATCGCGCCCACGAATTTTACCAATCCCTAGGATTCAAACAGCACGGATGGAGCTTTCACCTGCAACTAGCCTGAAAAGGGAACAAGCAGGATTGTCTTTCCTACCCAACAATTTGTATTTGTGGCAACCTAAAATCAGAAGCAAAACCAC
This region of Geitlerinema sp. PCC 9228 genomic DNA includes:
- a CDS encoding GNAT family N-acetyltransferase, with the translated sequence MHLTLRPATSSDLPLLVDLYADMDGDSPLPVSVATEIFQQIDSLPEYTIYLVFQQQEPVATFSLLFVPTMMHRGFHKYAILDAFTVRSSHRRQGIGSEIMRRALQMSAQAGCYKLELSSNIKRDRAHEFYQSLGFKQHGWSFHLQLA